Proteins encoded in a region of the Cytobacillus pseudoceanisediminis genome:
- a CDS encoding DUF4256 domain-containing protein yields the protein MGNMELSPEQREELLETLKARFEKNMHRHEGVEWADVQAKLEANPEKLWSLNEMEATEGEPDVVRHDQETGEYVFYDCSAESPKGRRSVCYDREALEARKKHKPENSAMDMAAAMGIELLTEEQYRELQELEHVDKKTSSWVQTPENIRKLGGAIFCDRRYDTVFVYHNGADSYYGARGFRGSLRV from the coding sequence ATGGGAAATATGGAGCTGTCACCAGAACAGCGTGAAGAACTGCTGGAAACTCTGAAAGCGCGTTTTGAGAAAAACATGCACCGTCATGAAGGTGTGGAGTGGGCTGATGTACAAGCTAAGCTCGAGGCTAATCCTGAAAAATTGTGGTCACTCAATGAAATGGAAGCAACTGAAGGCGAACCGGATGTTGTACGCCATGATCAAGAGACCGGCGAATACGTATTTTATGATTGTTCAGCTGAAAGTCCAAAAGGCAGGAGAAGTGTTTGTTACGATCGTGAAGCGCTGGAGGCACGGAAGAAACACAAGCCGGAAAACAGTGCTATGGATATGGCAGCTGCCATGGGCATTGAGCTTTTAACCGAAGAGCAATACCGGGAGCTTCAGGAGCTTGAACATGTCGATAAGAAAACCTCTAGCTGGGTGCAAACGCCTGAGAATATCAGAAAACTTGGCGGGGCGATCTTTTGTGACCGGCGCTACGACACTGTTTTTGTGTATCACAATGGAGCCGATTCGTACTATGGGGCAAGGGGTTTCCGGGGCTCGCTGAGGGTTTAG
- a CDS encoding IS1182 family transposase, which produces MLSKHNPIQRDQIEMVALDELVPADHLVRKIEAAINFSFIYDLVKDKYSEKGRPSIDPVILIKLTFIQYTFGIRSMRQTIEELKTNMAYRWFLGYGFHDKVPHFSTFGKNYERRFKDTDLFEQIFYRILKTAAEKNLISAEHVFVDSTHVKASANKRKFEKKVVRKETRAYQERLQEEINQDREDHGKKPFPPDKFDKEEYKEIKESTTDPESGYYVKDERTKQFAYSFHAAADRNGFVLGAIVTPGNTHDSHILEPLVEQVIEKVSKPKAVAADAAYKTPAITSYLLKHDITPALPYTRPRTKEGFFRKHEYVYDEHFDCYICPTGEILKYTTTTKEGYRQYKSDPRICAGCPFLSQCTQSQAHQKLIQRHVWEEHVEEADHLRHHQDVKPIYEKRKETIERVFADAKEKHGMRWTTLRGLKKMSMQAMLTFAAMNLKKMANWTWQGPEMA; this is translated from the coding sequence ATGCTTTCAAAACATAATCCAATTCAACGGGATCAAATTGAAATGGTTGCTTTAGACGAACTTGTACCGGCGGACCATTTGGTCCGCAAAATTGAAGCGGCGATTAATTTCTCATTCATCTATGACTTGGTAAAAGATAAGTATTCAGAAAAAGGCCGCCCAAGTATTGACCCTGTAATATTAATTAAACTCACATTTATTCAATATACCTTCGGTATTCGCTCCATGCGTCAAACAATTGAAGAATTGAAAACGAATATGGCTTATCGATGGTTTTTAGGATATGGCTTTCACGATAAAGTTCCTCACTTCTCAACTTTCGGTAAAAATTATGAGCGCCGATTTAAAGACACCGATCTCTTTGAACAAATATTTTACCGAATCTTAAAAACCGCAGCTGAAAAGAATTTAATTAGTGCTGAACACGTTTTTGTAGATTCTACTCATGTAAAAGCGAGTGCAAATAAACGCAAATTTGAAAAGAAAGTTGTTCGAAAAGAAACCCGTGCTTATCAAGAACGCCTTCAAGAGGAGATTAACCAAGACCGCGAGGATCATGGAAAAAAGCCGTTTCCACCAGATAAGTTTGATAAAGAAGAATACAAAGAAATCAAGGAAAGTACAACAGATCCAGAGAGTGGCTACTATGTAAAAGATGAGCGTACAAAACAGTTCGCTTATTCTTTCCATGCGGCCGCAGACCGCAACGGCTTCGTGTTAGGCGCAATTGTAACCCCTGGTAACACGCATGATAGTCATATTTTAGAGCCATTGGTAGAACAAGTCATTGAGAAAGTTAGTAAACCAAAAGCTGTTGCGGCAGACGCAGCCTATAAAACACCTGCTATCACGAGCTACTTATTGAAACACGACATCACACCTGCTTTACCTTACACACGACCTCGCACAAAAGAGGGTTTCTTCAGAAAACATGAGTATGTTTATGATGAGCATTTTGACTGTTACATTTGCCCAACTGGTGAGATATTAAAATATACTACAACTACAAAGGAAGGGTATCGTCAATATAAATCAGATCCTCGAATTTGTGCTGGATGCCCTTTCTTGTCTCAATGCACACAGAGTCAAGCACATCAAAAACTGATTCAACGTCATGTGTGGGAGGAACATGTGGAAGAAGCAGATCATCTTCGCCACCATCAAGACGTCAAACCGATCTATGAAAAACGCAAAGAAACAATTGAACGAGTATTCGCAGATGCAAAAGAAAAGCATGGCATGCGTTGGACAACCCTCAGGGGACTTAAAAAAATGTCGATGCAGGCGATGCTTACTTTCGCTGCCATGAATTTGAAGAAAATGGCCAACTGGACTTGGCAAGGTCCAGAAATGGCCTAA
- a CDS encoding SDR family oxidoreductase — protein sequence MKILVTGSTGQLGSALLNQLKESGYKVKLTSRRKPDGIEDFKWIYSDLSSGEGLEEAVKDADVILHAATSPMKNSKSVEVSGFKELLKKAQHVKHFIYPSIVGIDEIPFNYYKLKLEAEELLKNSSISHTIVRATQFHHFIDHLFLSKSFLKRYIVPDKFKCQSVDAGEFAEHLIGLVDKEPQGRAEDFGGPDVMTLREMAELKIKLNNEPNKVLSLSLTGKLYKSFCDGKNTNPARKMGKITFGEYLSEKIKGQ from the coding sequence TTGAAAATACTGGTCACCGGTTCCACAGGCCAACTAGGTTCAGCTTTACTTAATCAACTAAAGGAGTCTGGTTATAAAGTAAAATTAACTTCTAGAAGAAAACCTGATGGAATTGAAGATTTCAAGTGGATTTATAGCGATTTATCGTCAGGTGAAGGGTTAGAAGAAGCAGTAAAAGATGCAGATGTCATCCTTCACGCAGCAACAAGTCCAATGAAGAATTCAAAAAGTGTTGAGGTTTCAGGCTTTAAGGAGCTATTAAAAAAAGCACAGCACGTAAAACATTTTATTTATCCGTCAATTGTTGGGATTGATGAAATACCATTTAACTATTATAAGCTAAAATTAGAAGCAGAAGAATTGCTGAAAAACAGCTCTATCTCTCATACAATTGTACGCGCAACTCAGTTCCACCATTTTATTGATCATTTATTCCTATCCAAATCCTTTCTTAAAAGATATATTGTCCCGGATAAATTTAAGTGCCAAAGTGTAGATGCGGGTGAATTCGCTGAGCATCTAATAGGTTTAGTGGATAAAGAACCACAAGGAAGAGCGGAGGATTTTGGCGGACCAGATGTAATGACATTAAGAGAAATGGCTGAACTGAAAATCAAACTAAATAATGAACCAAATAAAGTTTTAAGCTTATCTCTAACTGGAAAACTATATAAATCTTTCTGTGATGGGAAAAATACCAATCCTGCTCGAAAAATGGGAAAAATCACTTTCGGTGAATATCTAAGTGAAAAGATAAAGGGGCAGTAG
- the modA gene encoding molybdate ABC transporter substrate-binding protein has product MKKQYLLFFSLIVLFLSLAGCSNNDQTKKSGEEKQEGTEEKVELTISAAASLQDALIDIEASFEKEHPNVLVNFNFGASGSLQQQISQGAPVDLFFSAAEDKFDKLVQDGLIEEKNGIDLVGNELVLVVPKDSAFGIKSFNDLAEADKVSIGTPESVPAGKYAKESLEDTGIWKNMEEKVVYAKDVRQVLTYVETNNVDAGIVYKTDALVSEKVNIVDTADENTHDAIIYPLGVVKDTSHPKEANLFYDYLQNEKSMSIFEEYGFKGLK; this is encoded by the coding sequence ATGAAAAAGCAGTACCTGTTATTTTTTTCATTAATAGTCCTTTTTTTATCATTGGCTGGATGTTCAAATAATGACCAAACTAAAAAATCAGGAGAGGAGAAGCAGGAAGGAACCGAAGAGAAAGTGGAATTGACTATTTCGGCAGCAGCAAGCCTCCAGGATGCCTTAATAGATATTGAAGCAAGCTTCGAAAAAGAACATCCGAATGTACTTGTAAACTTTAACTTTGGAGCATCAGGCTCTCTTCAGCAGCAAATTTCGCAGGGAGCACCTGTTGATCTTTTCTTTTCAGCAGCAGAGGATAAATTTGATAAATTAGTACAGGACGGGCTCATCGAGGAAAAGAATGGGATTGATTTAGTTGGGAATGAACTGGTACTAGTGGTGCCGAAAGATTCAGCATTTGGAATTAAATCATTTAATGATCTTGCTGAAGCAGATAAAGTGTCTATCGGCACTCCAGAATCTGTTCCTGCAGGGAAATATGCGAAGGAGTCTTTAGAAGATACGGGTATTTGGAAAAACATGGAAGAAAAAGTGGTGTATGCCAAAGATGTTCGGCAAGTACTTACATATGTAGAGACAAATAATGTGGATGCTGGAATTGTTTATAAAACGGATGCATTAGTATCTGAAAAAGTTAACATCGTGGACACGGCAGATGAAAACACTCACGATGCCATTATTTATCCTTTGGGAGTGGTTAAGGATACAAGTCATCCAAAGGAAGCCAATTTATTCTATGATTATCTTCAGAATGAAAAATCAATGAGTATTTTTGAAGAGTATGGGTTTAAAGGCCTTAAATAA